The following coding sequences lie in one Periophthalmus magnuspinnatus isolate fPerMag1 chromosome 24, fPerMag1.2.pri, whole genome shotgun sequence genomic window:
- the iyd gene encoding iodotyrosine deiodinase 1, which produces MALLSALTPVLVAVLCLVIGLMFVKSKSSEVKAQEKPKDFRPWVDQDLQDNTDVIERDDDDVEDYNEEKDLAHVPYSPPRYPVEAMVKRSQDFYSLMNQRRTVRFISPEPVPREVIDNVIHTAGTAPSGAHTEPWTFVVVSDPETKHQIRLIVEEEEEVNYRQRMGDKWVNDLARLKTNWIKEYLDVAPYLVLIFKQTYGILPNEKKKTHYYNEISVCISCGILLAALQNVGLVTVTSTPLNCGPQLRLLLKRPANEKLLMLLPVGYPASDATVPDLKRKHLDDIRVHI; this is translated from the exons ATGGCTCTCCTCTCAGCTCTCACCCCTGTGCTGGTCGCAGTCCTTTGTCTGGTGATAGGCCTCATGTTTGTGAAATCAAAAAGCTCAGAAGTGAAAGCCCAAGAAAAGCCCAAAGACTTTCGACCATGGGTGGATCAGGACTTACAAGATAATACGGATGTTATTGAAAGAG ACGATGATGATGTGGAGGACTACAATGAGGAAAAAGATCTAGCACATGTGCCATACTCACCCCCGCGGTACCCTGTTGAGGCCATGGTGAAGAGGTCCCAGGACTTTTACTCTCTCATGAACCAGCGAAGGACTGTGCGCTTCATCAGCCCTGAGCCTGTGCCAAGAGAAGTCATTGATAATGTCATCCACACAGCAG GCACAGCCCCAAGTGGAGCCCACACAGAGCCTTGGACATTTGTGGTGGTGTCCGACCCAGAGACCAAGCACCAGATCAGGCTCAtcgtggaggaagaggaggaggtcaacTACAGGCAGAGGATGGGCGACAAGTGGGTGAACGATTTGGCCCGTTTAAA GACAAACTGGATTAAGGAGTATTTGGATGTGGCTCCATATCTGGTTCTCATCTTCAAACAAACTTATGGAATTCTgccaaatgaaaagaaaaaaacacactacTATAATGAAATCAGTGTTTGCATATCTTGTGGGATACTACTGGCTGCTCTACAG AATGTGGGACTAGTGACAGTTACATCAACCCCTCTGAACTGTGGTCCCCAGCTCCGGCTGCTCCTCAAACGGCCGGCCAATGAGAAACTGTTGATGCTTCTTCCAGTGGGATACCCCGCGTCAGATGCCACTGTGCCTGATCTGAAACGCAAACATTTAGATGATATAAGAGTGCATATTTAG
- the sec63 gene encoding translocation protein SEC63 homolog isoform X1, with translation MAGQQFQYDDSGNTFFYFLTSFVGLIVIPATYYLWPRDQNAEQLRLKSLRRVHGRCLWYRLRLMKSQQSIIPTLKKAALLFGWVVFLLLAYKVSKLDREYQEYNPYEVLNLDPEASLSEIKKQYRVLSLKYHPDRGGDGTTFMRIAKAYAALTNEQSRLNWINFGNPDGPVATSFGIALPAWIVDQKNSMLVLLVYGLAFMVILPVVVGTWWYRSIRYSGDQILINTTQLFMHFMYKTPNMNMKRLIMVLTAALEYDPRSNKEATIRPTDNIVVPQLIRELGNINVKKKEPPFCYPYSLKARVLVLAHLARMDVSEELEEDQRFVTRKSPALLQEMINVGCQLTMMANSRGGFHAPRLVTIENCMKLTQMIVQGLQESKSPLLQLPHFEEEHLRFCISKKYKVRTLQDLVSLKDSDRRNMLRFLGEEKYDEVMAVLGSFPHITMDTKLQVLDDEDSNNITAGSIVTVTVTLTRKRMVEVFEKEQESTPCPGEETANTEEAQGDANKVKTKVWQNKNKGAKKMAKSKKKKLTKKKATPAASKTKQANGNVAGNEVAAGASAAAAAKEEEDEASDRGSESDEGEANKDSPSEREEDSDKQSDTEADEMAGDDEEEWEALQQSIQRRERALLETKSKVTHPVYSLYFPEEKQEWWWLYIADRKDQTLVSMPFHVCTLKDTEEVELKFPAPSKTGNYQYSVILRSDSYMGLDLIKPLKLEVHEARAILDHPQWDIPDTEDEDEEPEESDGIEDSEEEEEDND, from the exons ATGGCCGGTCAACAGTTTCAGTACGATGACAGCGGCAATACATTTTTCTATTTCCTCACGTCGTTTGTTGGACTTATTGTGATCCCCGCCACATACTACCTCTGGCCCCGGGATCAGAATGCTG AACAACTTCGCCTCAAAAGCCTGCGGAGGGTCCATGGCAGGTGTTTGTGGTATCGGCTGAGGCTTATGAAGTCCCAGCAAAGTATTATTCCAACATTAAA GAAAGCTGCCTTGTTATTTGGATGGGTGGTGTTCTTACTACTAGCTTATAAGGTATCCAAGCTGGACCGAGAATACCAGGAGTATAATCCTTATGAAGTCCTTAACTTGGATCCG GAAGCCTCTTTGTCAGAAATCAAGAAACAATACCGTGTATTGTCTCTCAAATACCACCCTGACAGAGGAGGTGATGGGACGACGTTCATGAGGATTGCCAAAGCTTATGCTGC TTTAACCAATGAACAATCACGTCTAAACTGGATAAACTTTGGTAATCCAGATGGTCCAGTAG CAACCAGCTTTGGTATTGCACTGCCAGCCTGGATTGTAGACCAGAAAAACTCAATGCTG GTCCTTTTAGTGTATGGATTGGCTTTTATGGTCATCCTTCCTGTTGTTGTG GGGACATGGTGGTACCGTTCCATACGCTACAGTGGAGACCAGATTCTTATCAACACTACCCAgctttttatgcattttatgtACAAAACACCCAACATGAACATGAAAC GTTTAATCATGGTGTTAACGGCTGCACTTGAGTATGACCCCCGGAGCAATAAAGAAGCTACCATACGACCAACAGACAACATTGTAGTGCCACAG CTCATCCGTGAATTAGGAAATATCAATGTGAAGAAGAAGGAGCCTCCTTTCTGCTATCCTTACAGTTTGAAGGCCAGGGTCTTAGTTCTGGCTCATTTAGCACGAATGGATGTTTCTGAAGAGCTAGAGGAAG ATCAGAGGTTTGTGACGAGGAAGAGCCCTGCTCTTCTTCAGGAGATGATCAATGTGGGTTGTCAACTTACTATGATGGCTAACAGCAGAGGAG GTTTTCATGCTCCCCGGCTGGTGACCATAGAGAATTGTATGAAGCTGACCCAGATGATAGTGCAAGGTCTGCAGGAGTCCAAGTCTCCTCTGCTGCAGTTGCCCCACTTTGAGGAGGAGCATCTACGCTTCTGCATCTCAAAGAAG TATAAAGTGAGAACTCTCCAGGACCTGGTGAGCCTTAAGGATTCTGACAGGCGCAATATGCTGCGCTTTTTAGGGGAGGAGAAGTACGATGAGGTGATGGCAGTGCTCGGTAGCTTCCCTCACATCACCATGGACACTAAACTGCAGG ttcTTGATGATGAGGACAGTAATAACATCACAGCAGGCTCCATTGTCACAGTTACAGTGACACTGACAAGAAAACGGATGGTG GAGGTATTTGAAAAGGAGCAGGAGTCCACACCATGTCCAGGAGAAGAGACAGCCAATACAGAGGAAGCG CAGGGAGATGCaaataaagtcaaaacaaaagtctgGCAAAACAAGAATAAAGGGGCTAAAAAGATGGCTAAGTCCAAGAAGAAGAAATTAACCAAGAAGAAAGCCACTCCAGCCgcatccaaaacaaaacaggccAATGGCAACGTCGCAGGGAAC GAAGTGGCAGCAGGggcctcagcagcagcagcagcgaaggaagaggaggatgaggctTCAGACAGAGGCAGTGAGTCTGATGAAGGTGAAGCCAATAAAGACTCCCCcagtgaaagagaggaagacagtGACAAACAGAGCGACACAGAGGCAGATGAGATGGCAGGAGATGATGAAGAG GAGTGGGAGGCACTACAACAGAGCATCCAGCGGCGAGAGCGCGCTCTGCTGGAGACTAAGTCAAAGGTGACTCACCCAGTTTACAGCCTGTACTTCCCAGAGGAGAAGCAGGAGTGGTGGTGGCTCTACATCGCAGACCGCAAAGACCAGACCCTGGTGTCCATGCCCTTCCATGTGTGCACATTAAAGGACACAGAAGAA GTGGAGCTAAAGTTTCCAGCCCCATCCAAAACAGGCAACTACCAATATTCTGTCATCCTGCGGTCTGATTCCTACATGGGCCTGGATCTGATCAAACCACTGAAG CTGGAAGTACATGAGGCCAGGGCAATCCTAGATCACCCCCAGTGGGACATCCCAGACACAGAAGACGAAGACGAGGAGCCTGAAGAGAGTGACGGCATCGAGGatagtgaggaagaggaggaggacaatgACTGA
- the sec63 gene encoding translocation protein SEC63 homolog isoform X2, which yields MAGQQFQYDDSGNTFFYFLTSFVGLIVIPATYYLWPRDQNAEQLRLKSLRRVHGRCLWYRLRLMKSQQSIIPTLKKAALLFGWVVFLLLAYKVSKLDREYQEYNPYEVLNLDPEASLSEIKKQYRVLSLKYHPDRGGDGTTFMRIAKAYAALTNEQSRLNWINFGNPDGPVATSFGIALPAWIVDQKNSMLVLLVYGLAFMVILPVVVGTWWYRSIRYSGDQILINTTQLFMHFMYKTPNMNMKRLIMVLTAALEYDPRSNKEATIRPTDNIVVPQLIRELGNINVKKKEPPFCYPYSLKARVLVLAHLARMDVSEELEEDQRFVTRKSPALLQEMINVGCQLTMMANSRGGFHAPRLVTIENCMKLTQMIVQGLQESKSPLLQLPHFEEEHLRFCISKKYKVRTLQDLVSLKDSDRRNMLRFLGEEKYDEVMAVLGSFPHITMDTKLQVLDDEDSNNITAGSIVTVTVTLTRKRMVEVFEKEQESTPCPGEETANTEEAGDANKVKTKVWQNKNKGAKKMAKSKKKKLTKKKATPAASKTKQANGNVAGNEVAAGASAAAAAKEEEDEASDRGSESDEGEANKDSPSEREEDSDKQSDTEADEMAGDDEEEWEALQQSIQRRERALLETKSKVTHPVYSLYFPEEKQEWWWLYIADRKDQTLVSMPFHVCTLKDTEEVELKFPAPSKTGNYQYSVILRSDSYMGLDLIKPLKLEVHEARAILDHPQWDIPDTEDEDEEPEESDGIEDSEEEEEDND from the exons ATGGCCGGTCAACAGTTTCAGTACGATGACAGCGGCAATACATTTTTCTATTTCCTCACGTCGTTTGTTGGACTTATTGTGATCCCCGCCACATACTACCTCTGGCCCCGGGATCAGAATGCTG AACAACTTCGCCTCAAAAGCCTGCGGAGGGTCCATGGCAGGTGTTTGTGGTATCGGCTGAGGCTTATGAAGTCCCAGCAAAGTATTATTCCAACATTAAA GAAAGCTGCCTTGTTATTTGGATGGGTGGTGTTCTTACTACTAGCTTATAAGGTATCCAAGCTGGACCGAGAATACCAGGAGTATAATCCTTATGAAGTCCTTAACTTGGATCCG GAAGCCTCTTTGTCAGAAATCAAGAAACAATACCGTGTATTGTCTCTCAAATACCACCCTGACAGAGGAGGTGATGGGACGACGTTCATGAGGATTGCCAAAGCTTATGCTGC TTTAACCAATGAACAATCACGTCTAAACTGGATAAACTTTGGTAATCCAGATGGTCCAGTAG CAACCAGCTTTGGTATTGCACTGCCAGCCTGGATTGTAGACCAGAAAAACTCAATGCTG GTCCTTTTAGTGTATGGATTGGCTTTTATGGTCATCCTTCCTGTTGTTGTG GGGACATGGTGGTACCGTTCCATACGCTACAGTGGAGACCAGATTCTTATCAACACTACCCAgctttttatgcattttatgtACAAAACACCCAACATGAACATGAAAC GTTTAATCATGGTGTTAACGGCTGCACTTGAGTATGACCCCCGGAGCAATAAAGAAGCTACCATACGACCAACAGACAACATTGTAGTGCCACAG CTCATCCGTGAATTAGGAAATATCAATGTGAAGAAGAAGGAGCCTCCTTTCTGCTATCCTTACAGTTTGAAGGCCAGGGTCTTAGTTCTGGCTCATTTAGCACGAATGGATGTTTCTGAAGAGCTAGAGGAAG ATCAGAGGTTTGTGACGAGGAAGAGCCCTGCTCTTCTTCAGGAGATGATCAATGTGGGTTGTCAACTTACTATGATGGCTAACAGCAGAGGAG GTTTTCATGCTCCCCGGCTGGTGACCATAGAGAATTGTATGAAGCTGACCCAGATGATAGTGCAAGGTCTGCAGGAGTCCAAGTCTCCTCTGCTGCAGTTGCCCCACTTTGAGGAGGAGCATCTACGCTTCTGCATCTCAAAGAAG TATAAAGTGAGAACTCTCCAGGACCTGGTGAGCCTTAAGGATTCTGACAGGCGCAATATGCTGCGCTTTTTAGGGGAGGAGAAGTACGATGAGGTGATGGCAGTGCTCGGTAGCTTCCCTCACATCACCATGGACACTAAACTGCAGG ttcTTGATGATGAGGACAGTAATAACATCACAGCAGGCTCCATTGTCACAGTTACAGTGACACTGACAAGAAAACGGATGGTG GAGGTATTTGAAAAGGAGCAGGAGTCCACACCATGTCCAGGAGAAGAGACAGCCAATACAGAGGAAGCG GGAGATGCaaataaagtcaaaacaaaagtctgGCAAAACAAGAATAAAGGGGCTAAAAAGATGGCTAAGTCCAAGAAGAAGAAATTAACCAAGAAGAAAGCCACTCCAGCCgcatccaaaacaaaacaggccAATGGCAACGTCGCAGGGAAC GAAGTGGCAGCAGGggcctcagcagcagcagcagcgaaggaagaggaggatgaggctTCAGACAGAGGCAGTGAGTCTGATGAAGGTGAAGCCAATAAAGACTCCCCcagtgaaagagaggaagacagtGACAAACAGAGCGACACAGAGGCAGATGAGATGGCAGGAGATGATGAAGAG GAGTGGGAGGCACTACAACAGAGCATCCAGCGGCGAGAGCGCGCTCTGCTGGAGACTAAGTCAAAGGTGACTCACCCAGTTTACAGCCTGTACTTCCCAGAGGAGAAGCAGGAGTGGTGGTGGCTCTACATCGCAGACCGCAAAGACCAGACCCTGGTGTCCATGCCCTTCCATGTGTGCACATTAAAGGACACAGAAGAA GTGGAGCTAAAGTTTCCAGCCCCATCCAAAACAGGCAACTACCAATATTCTGTCATCCTGCGGTCTGATTCCTACATGGGCCTGGATCTGATCAAACCACTGAAG CTGGAAGTACATGAGGCCAGGGCAATCCTAGATCACCCCCAGTGGGACATCCCAGACACAGAAGACGAAGACGAGGAGCCTGAAGAGAGTGACGGCATCGAGGatagtgaggaagaggaggaggacaatgACTGA